Proteins encoded together in one Candidatus Poribacteria bacterium window:
- a CDS encoding prepilin-type N-terminal cleavage/methylation domain-containing protein, with protein MKKKLTHITTESGLTLIEMLMAVSILVIIGGSAYFAFKTAVDAYHRTEARILAAQRCRVAMDRLVTDLHNMQVSVEEPELALYTQDGPSQFGDRDMLSFVTLVKTDPDPFLAQLERFQAQNTAQVPIPLLSDVQRVAYFVGPELPPGESVLSSGGFQGGITSDTSNEEMGEYALFRVATTTLDPESVIGTLLQSGEVPQTDENGYPIYVDMATLVAGLVSFDLKYFDGETENWNTSWDDAESIPGAVQILITVQGEPQQTISMDTTQLGGQNQSISQPNSMTQSTMVYLPAGAIAGGAR; from the coding sequence ATGAAAAAAAAACTAACGCACATCACAACTGAAAGTGGGTTGACCCTCATCGAAATGCTTATGGCGGTCAGTATTCTTGTCATTATTGGTGGCTCAGCGTATTTCGCTTTCAAGACAGCCGTAGATGCCTACCATAGAACGGAGGCAAGGATATTAGCGGCACAAAGATGTCGGGTGGCTATGGATCGGCTTGTAACGGATCTGCATAACATGCAAGTCTCGGTTGAGGAACCAGAACTCGCGCTTTATACACAAGACGGACCGAGTCAGTTTGGCGATAGAGACATGCTCAGTTTCGTCACACTGGTAAAAACAGACCCGGATCCGTTTCTGGCGCAGCTTGAGCGTTTTCAGGCACAGAACACCGCCCAAGTTCCAATACCGTTGTTAAGCGACGTGCAACGTGTCGCTTACTTCGTCGGACCTGAACTGCCACCGGGTGAATCCGTACTGAGTTCAGGAGGTTTCCAAGGCGGAATCACAAGCGACACAAGCAATGAAGAAATGGGTGAGTACGCCCTCTTTCGGGTTGCAACGACAACCCTGGATCCTGAATCCGTTATCGGTACCCTGTTACAAAGTGGTGAGGTGCCACAAACAGACGAAAACGGCTATCCTATCTATGTCGATATGGCGACGCTTGTGGCTGGGCTTGTCAGCTTCGATCTGAAGTATTTTGATGGAGAGACAGAGAATTGGAACACTTCATGGGATGATGCCGAAAGCATACCAGGTGCTGTTCAGATACTCATAACAGTTCAAGGCGAGCCACAGCAGACAATAAGTATGGATACGACCCAACTTGGGGGCCAGAATCAATCCATCTCACAACCAAACAGTATGACACAATCAACAATGGTATACCTACCTGCAGGTGCTATCGCAGGGGGTGCGCGTTAG
- the gspI gene encoding type II secretion system minor pseudopilin GspI, giving the protein MKSLIKYSREREKDGFTLVEILVTLTILAAAIPALLQAFTTATRNQALSDNSTTALYLLKFRMAEIEMEGYPDVGQESGEFGENTRYLWRSVVEDIESEEVENIRQVTVTVRWQHKNRERSMSMSTFMADRQMPQGQ; this is encoded by the coding sequence ATGAAATCTCTAATAAAATATTCAAGAGAAAGAGAAAAAGACGGTTTTACGCTTGTCGAGATACTTGTAACGTTAACAATTTTGGCAGCTGCGATCCCAGCACTTTTGCAGGCGTTCACCACTGCTACACGTAACCAAGCACTGTCAGACAACAGTACGACCGCGCTCTACCTGCTTAAGTTTCGGATGGCGGAGATTGAAATGGAGGGCTACCCGGATGTCGGACAGGAGTCGGGCGAATTTGGTGAAAACACGCGCTATCTTTGGCGTTCTGTCGTCGAAGATATTGAGTCTGAAGAGGTTGAAAACATCCGACAGGTTACGGTAACCGTCAGATGGCAACATAAAAATAGAGAACGCTCCATGTCTATGAGCACCTTCATGGCAGACCGACAAATGCCGCAGGGGCAATAG